Below is a window of Streptomyces qaidamensis DNA.
GGCTGGTCCTGGGGCGGCTGGTCCTGGGGCGGCCCGAAGCCGCCCCCCTGCGGGGGCTGCTGGGGCGGCGGGGGCGGCGGCTGGGTCATGGCGTGGGTACCTCGGAGAAGGGGACGGACGACTGGCGGAGTGGGGAAGGAGGATGCGGAAGAGGAAGAGTCACTTGCCGTAGGCGAGCATCAACTTCTCCTTCGTGTCGTCGTTTCCGCTCAGCCGGGTCGTCGAGATGTAGAAGCGCCCGTCGGCCCAGTCGATGTCCTTGGAGAAGAAACCGTCCTCGATGTCCGCGGCACCCTGCGGGTTCTGCAGCAGCTTGGACGGCTTGTGGCTGCCGCCGCCGGTCGGGATGGACACGATCTGCCCGCCCGCGTCGTACGACGGCTGCACATAGGCGATGAGCTTGCCGCCCTCGGTCTTGATCGGCAGCATCGACTCGTCGGAGGGGGACTTCACGCGCCACTTCTCCTTGCCGTCGGCGAGGTTGACCGCGACGATCTCGTTGGCGCCGGAGGTGGCCTCGGTCGGCAGGTACAGCGTGGTGTCGTCGACGGCGACGCCTTCGCAGCCCGTGAGGTCGCGTTCGAGGATGGCCCAGCCGCACTCGGGGGCGAAGTCCTCGTCGAAGCCGACCTGCGAGCGGAACTTGCCGCCGGAGGTGAAGGTGGAGATGTTCCAGGCCTTCTTGTCCTCGTTGGTGCTGTAGACGACCAGCGGGCTGACCGAGTAGGTGCGCGCGACCCGCCACCCCTTGTCGAACGGCTGGGTCCACTTGGCCTTGCCGGTCTTGGGGTCGAGCTCCTGGACCTCGTCGTGCTCCTTGTCGGTTCCGGCGCCGCAGGAGGAGACGGCGATCAGCTTCTCGCCGCCGGCGAACGCGGCGGGGAAGCAGGCGTTGCCGTACTTCTTCTTGTCGAAGAGCTTGTCGCCGTTGGTGACGTCGTACGCCGTGCCGGACTGGGAGCGGCCCACCATCAGTGTCTTGCCGGTGATGGACAGTTCGACGGAGAGCACGGAGTCGAACAGGGCGCCGTCGGCGACCTCTTCCTTCCAGCCCTTCTCGCCGGTGTTGAGGTCGATCTCCTGGAGCTGGTTGCACTTGGCGCGGTCGCTGCTGCCGCTCATGTACGCGACGACGATCTTGTCGTCGGACGTCTTCTGCGGAGTCGTCGCGCAGATCTTCTGCGGGAAGGTGATCGCGTCCCAGGCGGGTTTGCCGTCACCGGCGTTGTAGGCGAAGAGCTGCTTGTACGCGGCCTTCACCGCCGTCTTGCCGGTGATCCACATGCCGTCGGCGTCGGCGCCGGAGCCGGGCGCGTCGGGCGCCTCCTTGTACCAGAGGACCTTGGCCTCGCCGGCCTGGCGGCCCTCGTTGAGGTTCTCCGGGTCCTCGCCGCCGTCGCCGCTGCCGTCACCGGGGTTGACCGGGGCGGAGGAGCCGGGCTTGGCGTCGTCGGTCTTCTGGGCGACCGGCTTCTTCTTGCCCTTGCCGTCGTCGCCGCCGGTGACGGCCCACACGGTGCCGCCGACCACGAGCAGCGCGGCGACCGCGGCGCCGATGATCAGGGCGGGCTTGCCCTTGAAGGGGTTGTTCGAGCCGCCCGCGGGCGGGGTGCCGGGCGCACCGGGGTACTGCGGCTGCTGCGGGTAGCCGTAGCCGGGCTGGCCGTACGGCCCCGGCTGCTGCGGCGGACCGTAGGGGCCCGGGTTGTACGGC
It encodes the following:
- a CDS encoding PQQ-binding-like beta-propeller repeat protein, with translation MTQPPSQPPHGGFGAPQNQPPQGGGYGAPQTPPPPQGPPQTPPPPRGPPQPGYGYPQQAPQQPGPYGQPGQPGPYNPGPYGPPQQPGPYGQPGYGYPQQPQYPGAPGTPPAGGSNNPFKGKPALIIGAAVAALLVVGGTVWAVTGGDDGKGKKKPVAQKTDDAKPGSSAPVNPGDGSGDGGEDPENLNEGRQAGEAKVLWYKEAPDAPGSGADADGMWITGKTAVKAAYKQLFAYNAGDGKPAWDAITFPQKICATTPQKTSDDKIVVAYMSGSSDRAKCNQLQEIDLNTGEKGWKEEVADGALFDSVLSVELSITGKTLMVGRSQSGTAYDVTNGDKLFDKKKYGNACFPAAFAGGEKLIAVSSCGAGTDKEHDEVQELDPKTGKAKWTQPFDKGWRVARTYSVSPLVVYSTNEDKKAWNISTFTSGGKFRSQVGFDEDFAPECGWAILERDLTGCEGVAVDDTTLYLPTEATSGANEIVAVNLADGKEKWRVKSPSDESMLPIKTEGGKLIAYVQPSYDAGGQIVSIPTGGGSHKPSKLLQNPQGAADIEDGFFSKDIDWADGRFYISTTRLSGNDDTKEKLMLAYGK